Proteins encoded within one genomic window of Balaenoptera ricei isolate mBalRic1 chromosome 10, mBalRic1.hap2, whole genome shotgun sequence:
- the NINJ2 gene encoding ninjurin-2 isoform X1: MEPESGIIDLPPGNASPRRSPPINLNHYATKKSVAESMLDVALFVSNATQLKVVLEQGPSSLHYTTLVTLISISLLLQVVIGILLMVIARLNLNEVEKQWRLNQLNNAATILVFITVIINVFITAFGAHKTGFLAARTSRTPL; encoded by the exons CCTGGGAACGCCAGCCCCAGGAGGAGCCCGCCCATCAACCTGAACCACTATGCCACCAAGAAGAGCGTGGCAGAGAGCATGCTGGACGTGGCCCTCTTTGTGTCTAACGCCACACAGCTGAAAGTGGTGCTGGAGCAGGGGCCGTCCTCTCTTCACTACACCACCCTCGTCACCCTCATCAGCATCTCTCTGCTCCTGCAGGTGGTCATTGGAATCCTCCTCATGGTCATTG CTCGACTGAACCTCAACGAGGTAGAAAAGCAGTGGCGACTAAACCAGCTCAACAATGCAGCCACCATCTTGGTCttcatcaccgtcatcatcaaCGTCTTCATCACGGCCTTCGGGGCACATAAGACTGGGTTCCTGGCTGCCAGGACCTCAAGGACCCCTCTCTGA
- the NINJ2 gene encoding ninjurin-2 isoform X2 codes for MLDVALFVSNATQLKVVLEQGPSSLHYTTLVTLISISLLLQVVIGILLMVIARLNLNEVEKQWRLNQLNNAATILVFITVIINVFITAFGAHKTGFLAARTSRTPL; via the exons ATGCTGGACGTGGCCCTCTTTGTGTCTAACGCCACACAGCTGAAAGTGGTGCTGGAGCAGGGGCCGTCCTCTCTTCACTACACCACCCTCGTCACCCTCATCAGCATCTCTCTGCTCCTGCAGGTGGTCATTGGAATCCTCCTCATGGTCATTG CTCGACTGAACCTCAACGAGGTAGAAAAGCAGTGGCGACTAAACCAGCTCAACAATGCAGCCACCATCTTGGTCttcatcaccgtcatcatcaaCGTCTTCATCACGGCCTTCGGGGCACATAAGACTGGGTTCCTGGCTGCCAGGACCTCAAGGACCCCTCTCTGA